One Desulfobulbus propionicus DSM 2032 DNA segment encodes these proteins:
- a CDS encoding O-acetylhomoserine aminocarboxypropyltransferase/cysteine synthase family protein — protein MTDQHRHFGFTTRQLHAGQSVDPVTGSRAVPLYQTTSYLFKNAEHAANLFALKEFGNIYTRIMNPTTDVLEQRVTDLEGGIGGLAASSGHGAQTLAFLTLCGAGDHIVSSSSLYGGTYNQLRYTLPRLGIEVSFADPSDPDSFARAIRPTTRLIYGETLGNPGLIVFPFEEVGAIARAHNLPLMIDNTLATPYLCRPIEWGAHIVSHSTTKFLNGHGTCLGGLLVDSGTFDWRSGRFATFTEPDPSYHGLVYSSLGPPAFILKARVQMLRDLGMSAAPFNSWLTVQGIETLSLRMQRHVANALAVAEFLQQHRQVAWVSYPGLADHPSYERARRYLPEGAGAILTFGIKGGREAGERFIDNLKLFSHVANVGDAKSLAIHPASTTHSQLSDEELRGAGVTPDMIRLSVGLEDTEDLFWDLDQALV, from the coding sequence ATGACAGACCAACACCGCCACTTCGGATTCACCACCCGTCAACTCCATGCCGGCCAGAGCGTTGATCCGGTTACCGGCAGCAGGGCCGTGCCGCTCTACCAAACCACGTCCTACCTGTTCAAGAACGCCGAGCACGCGGCCAACCTCTTTGCCCTCAAGGAATTCGGCAACATCTACACCCGGATCATGAACCCGACCACCGACGTGCTCGAGCAACGGGTGACCGACCTGGAAGGCGGCATTGGCGGGCTGGCGGCCAGCAGCGGCCATGGCGCGCAAACGCTCGCCTTTCTCACCCTGTGCGGCGCCGGCGATCATATCGTCTCCAGCAGCAGCCTCTACGGCGGCACCTACAACCAGCTGCGCTACACCCTGCCTCGTCTGGGCATCGAGGTCAGCTTTGCCGACCCAAGCGATCCGGATTCCTTTGCCCGCGCCATTCGCCCCACCACCCGGCTGATCTATGGCGAGACCCTGGGCAATCCCGGTCTGATCGTCTTTCCCTTCGAGGAGGTCGGGGCCATCGCCCGGGCGCACAATCTGCCGCTGATGATCGACAACACCCTGGCCACGCCCTACCTGTGCCGGCCGATCGAATGGGGCGCCCACATCGTCAGCCATTCCACCACCAAATTCCTCAACGGCCACGGCACCTGCCTGGGCGGCCTGCTGGTCGACAGCGGCACCTTTGACTGGCGTTCCGGCCGGTTCGCCACCTTCACCGAACCCGACCCTTCCTATCACGGCCTGGTCTACAGCAGCCTCGGGCCGCCGGCCTTCATCCTCAAGGCACGAGTGCAAATGCTGCGCGATCTGGGCATGTCCGCCGCGCCCTTCAACAGCTGGCTGACCGTGCAGGGCATCGAAACCTTGAGCCTGCGCATGCAACGGCATGTGGCCAATGCCCTGGCTGTGGCCGAATTTCTCCAGCAGCACCGGCAGGTGGCCTGGGTGAGCTATCCGGGGCTGGCCGATCATCCCAGTTACGAGCGGGCACGGCGTTATCTACCCGAGGGCGCGGGGGCGATTCTCACCTTTGGCATCAAGGGGGGACGAGAGGCGGGTGAACGTTTTATCGACAATCTCAAGCTGTTCAGCCATGTGGCCAATGTCGGCGACGCGAAAAGCCTGGCCATCCACCCGGCCAGCACCACCCACAGTCAACTGAGCGATGAAGAACTGCGCGGGGCCGGGGTCACGCCGGACATGATCCGCCTGAGCGTCGGGTTGGAGGATACGGAGGATCTGTTCTGGGATCTGGATCAGGCCCTGGTCTGA
- a CDS encoding vitamin K epoxide reductase family protein translates to MLKRKNAALQLGQFLALVASLLIVGQIGYTLYQGSPLCLNGGCKVVEKLTRVSPLVFNGVGLFFFQLVYWGLRSARGEMRRLPQFIRTVLLAGLGVEAVLVSFQYLVAQAFCAYCVGILAFVVLLNLLLGWKQIVPGFLVFATAALAFASLDLARNPVNGEQAFTAGVFASRPGLLKYPQHYLFYASTCDHCERVIASLKTNGRATVAFNPIDQVTSIDLPQVIVNAGYSPSLNKNLLTALGIEEIPVLMTRTPEGWTIRRGEAAILAYLGTPESTPASGQSSVLPGTAPPSGIPGLDGGDGCQVSTDCTSGASGQSTVP, encoded by the coding sequence ATGCTGAAGAGAAAAAACGCCGCGCTCCAACTGGGCCAGTTTTTGGCCCTTGTCGCCAGTCTGCTGATTGTCGGGCAGATCGGTTACACCCTCTATCAGGGATCGCCCCTGTGCCTCAATGGCGGCTGCAAGGTGGTGGAAAAGTTGACCCGGGTTTCGCCCTTGGTATTCAATGGGGTGGGACTGTTCTTCTTCCAGCTGGTGTATTGGGGGCTGCGTTCAGCCCGGGGAGAGATGCGGCGGCTGCCGCAGTTTATTCGCACGGTCCTGCTGGCCGGGCTCGGGGTGGAGGCGGTACTGGTCAGCTTCCAGTATCTGGTCGCTCAGGCGTTCTGTGCCTACTGTGTCGGGATTCTCGCCTTCGTGGTGCTGCTTAACCTGCTGCTTGGCTGGAAACAGATCGTGCCCGGATTTCTGGTCTTCGCCACCGCGGCGCTGGCCTTTGCCAGTCTGGACCTCGCCCGCAACCCTGTCAACGGCGAACAGGCCTTCACCGCCGGCGTGTTCGCCAGCCGTCCGGGACTGCTGAAGTACCCCCAGCACTATCTGTTCTATGCCTCCACCTGTGACCACTGTGAACGGGTGATCGCCTCGCTGAAAACCAACGGCCGGGCCACCGTGGCCTTCAACCCCATCGACCAGGTCACCTCCATCGACCTGCCGCAGGTGATCGTCAATGCCGGTTATTCGCCTTCCCTGAACAAAAACCTGCTGACCGCCCTGGGGATCGAGGAAATTCCCGTGCTGATGACCAGAACCCCGGAAGGGTGGACGATCCGCAGGGGAGAAGCCGCCATTCTGGCCTATCTCGGCACCCCGGAAAGCACGCCGGCAAGCGGTCAGTCCAGCGTTTTGCCTGGGACCGCACCCCCGTCCGGCATCCCCGGATTGGACGGCGGCGATGGCTGCCAGGTCTCGACCGACTGCACCAGTGGCGCTTCCGGGCAGTCGACCGTGCCGTGA
- the lipA gene encoding lipoyl synthase produces MTTEPIQPKPPWLRRRLPSGPQYERIRSLIKNQCLSTVCQEAMCPNQFECFGQGTATFMLLGDRCSRNCRFCAVGHGPQSPPDPDEPARVAEAVETMGLSYCVLTSVTRDDLADGGAGHFAAAIRAIRERNPHTLIEVLIPDFQGNHQALQTVVEARPEVLNHNLETVVRLYPTVRPQADYQQSLAVLQRAKTMASSMVTKCGIMVGLGETEVELGQLFADLTRAGCDILTIGQYLQPSRAHLEVVRYLPPSEFALLEQQALAMGLKAVASAPFVRSSYQAEALYRRVLHAVPSR; encoded by the coding sequence ATGACCACCGAACCGATCCAACCGAAACCCCCCTGGCTGCGGCGCCGGCTGCCCAGCGGCCCCCAGTACGAACGCATCCGCTCCCTGATCAAGAACCAGTGCCTGAGCACGGTCTGTCAGGAGGCGATGTGTCCCAACCAGTTCGAGTGTTTCGGTCAGGGCACCGCCACCTTCATGCTGCTCGGCGACCGCTGCAGCCGCAACTGCCGCTTCTGCGCCGTCGGCCATGGGCCTCAATCGCCACCCGACCCGGACGAACCGGCCCGGGTGGCCGAGGCGGTGGAGACCATGGGGCTCAGCTACTGCGTGCTCACCTCGGTCACCCGCGATGATCTGGCCGACGGCGGCGCCGGCCATTTTGCCGCCGCCATTCGGGCCATCCGGGAACGCAACCCGCACACCCTGATCGAGGTGCTGATTCCCGATTTCCAGGGCAATCACCAGGCGCTGCAAACCGTGGTCGAAGCCCGGCCGGAGGTGCTCAACCACAACCTGGAAACCGTGGTACGCCTCTACCCAACGGTCCGGCCCCAGGCCGACTATCAGCAGAGCCTTGCCGTCCTGCAGCGGGCTAAAACCATGGCATCGAGCATGGTGACCAAGTGCGGCATCATGGTCGGGCTGGGGGAGACAGAGGTGGAGTTGGGCCAACTCTTTGCCGATCTCACCCGTGCCGGTTGCGATATCCTCACCATCGGCCAGTATCTTCAGCCCTCGCGCGCCCATCTGGAGGTGGTCCGCTATCTGCCGCCTTCGGAGTTTGCCCTCCTGGAACAGCAGGCCCTGGCCATGGGACTGAAGGCCGTGGCTTCGGCCCCCTTTGTCCGTAGTTCCTATCAGGCCGAAGCGCTGTACCGGCGTGTTCTCCACGCAGTCCCGTCCCGGTGA
- the lipB gene encoding lipoyl(octanoyl) transferase LipB translates to MSMSAAFCDLGLMAYAAVHGLQVELAARRHRGELARDCFLCVEHPPVFTLGRHGDRTHLGVSEPFLRQRGIDVVPIERGGEITFHGPGQLVLYPIISLRQRRLGVSDYVQLLEELMLRIAADCGIGAGRDCRNHGIWVSDRKLGSIGIAVRHGVAFHGLALNVDLDLEPFRWINPCGLTGVTMTSLAAEGASGCSLDRVKVCLRRHLAELFAVEVQSLAIDDLMATFPCIQPRP, encoded by the coding sequence ATGTCGATGTCCGCCGCCTTCTGCGATCTGGGCCTGATGGCCTATGCGGCCGTGCATGGCCTCCAGGTCGAGCTGGCGGCGCGGCGGCATCGGGGTGAGCTGGCGCGGGACTGCTTTCTCTGTGTCGAACATCCGCCGGTGTTCACCCTCGGCCGCCACGGCGACCGGACGCATCTGGGGGTGAGCGAACCGTTTCTGCGGCAGCGAGGGATTGACGTGGTCCCGATTGAACGGGGCGGCGAGATCACCTTTCACGGGCCCGGGCAACTGGTGCTCTACCCGATCATCAGCCTGCGGCAGCGACGCCTCGGCGTCAGCGACTACGTCCAGCTGCTGGAAGAGCTGATGCTGCGCATCGCCGCCGACTGCGGTATTGGGGCCGGACGCGACTGCCGCAACCACGGCATTTGGGTGAGCGACCGCAAGCTGGGCAGCATCGGCATCGCCGTCCGCCATGGGGTGGCCTTCCATGGCCTGGCCCTCAATGTCGACCTTGATCTGGAACCCTTCCGTTGGATCAACCCGTGCGGTCTTACCGGCGTGACCATGACCTCGCTCGCAGCGGAAGGGGCCAGCGGCTGTAGCCTCGACCGGGTCAAGGTGTGCCTGCGTCGTCATCTGGCTGAACTGTTTGCTGTGGAAGTCCAATCGCTCGCCATTGATGATCTGATGGCCACATTCCCCTGCATCCAACCCCGTCCATGA